Proteins from a genomic interval of Rhodococcoides fascians A25f:
- the trhA gene encoding PAQR family membrane homeostasis protein TrhA codes for MTMFGLDEIPVKPRMRGWIHLYAFCVAVVCAITLVTLAFSMVSVSAGLATGVYAITVCGVFGVSATYHRVPWKTTASQIWMKRADHSMIFLFIAGSYTPFAVLGLPASTGRTLLIIVWLGAFAGVALKMLWPTAPRWVGVPLYLILGWAIVPVAPTLIEHVGYAPFLLLLVGGVFYSVGAVLYATKWPNPWPTTFGHHEFFHAATVLAAICHLVAVWLVLF; via the coding sequence ATGACGATGTTCGGACTCGACGAGATACCCGTCAAACCTCGCATGCGCGGTTGGATTCACCTGTACGCGTTTTGTGTGGCGGTGGTCTGTGCGATCACGCTCGTCACGCTTGCGTTCAGCATGGTCTCGGTCAGCGCGGGGCTCGCGACGGGCGTCTATGCCATCACCGTCTGCGGGGTTTTCGGGGTCAGCGCCACGTACCACCGCGTGCCGTGGAAGACCACGGCGTCGCAGATCTGGATGAAGCGCGCCGATCATTCGATGATCTTCCTGTTCATCGCCGGCAGCTACACCCCGTTTGCCGTGCTGGGCCTGCCCGCCTCGACCGGACGCACATTGCTGATCATCGTGTGGCTCGGGGCCTTCGCCGGAGTGGCTCTGAAGATGTTGTGGCCCACCGCTCCCCGCTGGGTCGGTGTACCGCTGTACCTGATCCTCGGCTGGGCGATCGTACCGGTCGCCCCCACCCTGATCGAACACGTCGGCTACGCACCGTTCCTGTTGCTGCTGGTGGGCGGGGTCTTCTACAGCGTGGGAGCCGTGCTGTACGCCACCAAGTGGCCGAACCCGTGGCCTACCACGTTCGGCCATCACGAATTCTTCCATGCTGCAACGGTATTGGCGGCGATCTGCCACCTGGTTGCCGTGTGGCTCGTCTTGTTCTGA
- the mca gene encoding mycothiol conjugate amidase Mca gives MSGLRLMAVHAHPDDESSKGAATTARYAAEGHDVLVVTLTGGERGDILNPAMDIPGVHERIHEVRREEMAEAARILGVQQTWLGFEDSGLPEGDPLPPLPEGCFALVPLEVSTEALVKVVREFKPHVITTYDERGGYPHPDHIRCHEVSMAAWEAAGDPERFPDAGEPWTPLKLYYSHGFIRKRMQLFHDWFIDRGEESPFVDWLKRWDGQRDEIIGRITTQVTVGDYFEQRDDALRAHATQIDPNGSFFAVPLDVQRKLWPTEEFELARTRVATSLPETDLFAGIEETDR, from the coding sequence GTGTCCGGACTGCGGCTCATGGCAGTACATGCCCATCCCGACGACGAGTCCAGCAAAGGTGCTGCGACGACGGCTCGCTACGCGGCCGAAGGACACGACGTACTGGTCGTCACCCTCACCGGTGGCGAGCGGGGCGACATTCTCAATCCAGCGATGGACATTCCGGGAGTGCACGAGCGTATCCACGAGGTTCGGCGCGAAGAGATGGCCGAGGCCGCTCGCATCCTCGGTGTCCAGCAGACCTGGCTCGGCTTCGAGGACTCAGGACTGCCCGAGGGCGATCCGCTACCACCCCTTCCGGAGGGCTGCTTCGCGCTGGTGCCGTTGGAAGTCTCCACCGAGGCGCTGGTCAAGGTGGTGCGCGAGTTCAAGCCGCACGTCATCACCACCTACGACGAGCGCGGCGGTTACCCGCATCCCGATCACATCCGTTGCCACGAGGTCTCGATGGCCGCGTGGGAGGCCGCCGGCGATCCCGAACGCTTCCCGGACGCGGGTGAGCCCTGGACTCCGCTCAAGCTGTACTACTCCCACGGGTTCATCCGGAAGCGCATGCAGCTGTTCCACGATTGGTTCATCGACCGCGGTGAAGAGAGCCCGTTCGTCGACTGGTTGAAGCGATGGGACGGCCAGCGAGACGAGATCATCGGCCGCATCACCACCCAGGTGACCGTGGGTGATTACTTCGAGCAGCGCGACGACGCCCTCCGCGCGCACGCGACGCAGATCGATCCCAACGGATCGTTCTTCGCGGTGCCGCTGGACGTGCAGCGCAAATTGTGGCCCACCGAGGAATTCGAGCTGGCTCGCACCCGGGTGGCGACCTCGCTGCCCGAGACCGACCTGTTCGCCGGAATCGAAGAGACCGACCGGTGA
- a CDS encoding DUF4307 domain-containing protein — MTNALPAGRYPSGSGPSGIRQAPKRATKIALVALVLLVGLGVAYYAYSKFSVKPIEGSQLSFDIVDDSTMSIRFSVTRQDPEQPAVCIVRVRSRDGSETGRREVYIPPESSSGTVELTTEVTTSSDPAVGDVYGCSLDVPEYLRAR, encoded by the coding sequence ATGACCAACGCACTTCCCGCAGGTAGGTACCCGTCGGGTTCCGGTCCCAGCGGAATTCGGCAGGCCCCGAAACGTGCGACGAAGATCGCACTGGTGGCCCTGGTTCTGCTGGTCGGACTGGGCGTGGCCTACTACGCGTACTCCAAGTTCTCGGTCAAACCCATCGAAGGCAGCCAGCTGTCGTTCGACATCGTCGACGACTCCACGATGTCCATCCGTTTCAGCGTCACCCGACAGGATCCCGAGCAACCGGCCGTGTGCATCGTCCGTGTCCGGTCCCGCGACGGTTCCGAGACCGGCAGGCGTGAGGTGTACATCCCACCGGAGTCTTCGTCCGGCACCGTCGAGCTGACCACCGAGGTGACGACGTCGTCCGACCCCGCGGTCGGTGACGTGTACGGCTGCAGCCTCGATGTTCCCGAATATTTACGAGCCCGATAG
- a CDS encoding thioredoxin domain-containing protein codes for MLDATVLNTNALDESTSPYLRQHADNPVHWQQWGPQALQSARDRDVPILLSIGYSACHWCHVMAHESFEDETTAALMNENFVCIKVDREERPDLDSVYMNATVAMTGQGGWPMTCFLTPETEPFYCGTYYPPTPRQGMPSFEQLLTAIADTWSTRRQDVFDASAAIVTELRKQSAGIPAGGRPIDADFLAGSVAAICADEDTTFGGFGQAPKFPPGALLEGLLRHYERTGNGEVLDVVRRTASAMARGGIYDQLGGGFARYSVDAEWIVPHFEKMLYDNALLLRFYAHAARVDDDPLIRRVASDTAEFMLRELRTANGCFASALDADTEGVEGLTYAWTPEQLIETLGFEDGVWAAGLFAVNSAGTFEAGMSVLQLPAEPEDYDRFARVRRALSDARAIRPQPGRDDKVVTAWNGLAITALVEAGIGSNTPKWVDAAVECGEQLFAAHVESGRVRRASLGSAVGDATGVLEDYACLAVAAAALFQATGDSVWIERTVSLLDAAIEHFADPDDAGSWFDTADDAETLVTRPRDPIDGATPSGASTMAEALLTAAALVDHTSSARYGELAAASLARAALILERAPRSGGHWLAVAEASASGPIQIAVSTAPGGDLTSAARRLAPGGSVVVAGETDSSVLLMDRPPVDGVETAYVCRGIVCDRPVTSAEDLSLALRR; via the coding sequence ATGCTCGACGCCACGGTCCTGAACACCAATGCGCTGGACGAGTCCACCAGCCCGTATCTGCGGCAACATGCGGACAACCCGGTGCACTGGCAGCAGTGGGGACCGCAGGCTCTGCAGTCGGCACGCGATCGCGACGTACCGATCTTGCTGTCGATCGGCTATTCCGCGTGCCATTGGTGCCACGTCATGGCCCACGAGTCGTTCGAGGACGAGACCACCGCGGCGCTGATGAACGAGAATTTCGTGTGCATCAAGGTCGATCGTGAGGAGAGACCGGACCTCGATTCGGTGTACATGAACGCCACCGTCGCGATGACCGGTCAGGGCGGATGGCCGATGACCTGCTTCCTCACCCCCGAGACCGAACCGTTCTACTGCGGCACCTACTACCCACCGACCCCGCGGCAGGGAATGCCGTCGTTCGAGCAGCTGCTCACCGCAATTGCCGACACCTGGTCGACTCGACGACAAGACGTGTTCGACGCGTCCGCGGCGATCGTGACGGAACTGCGTAAGCAGAGCGCCGGAATTCCGGCCGGCGGACGGCCGATCGACGCCGATTTTCTGGCCGGGTCCGTCGCAGCGATCTGCGCCGACGAAGACACGACCTTCGGCGGCTTCGGCCAGGCGCCGAAGTTTCCGCCGGGCGCACTGCTCGAGGGTCTGCTCCGGCACTACGAGCGCACCGGCAACGGTGAGGTTCTCGACGTGGTTCGACGCACCGCGTCGGCGATGGCGCGCGGGGGCATCTACGACCAACTCGGCGGCGGGTTCGCGCGCTACTCCGTCGATGCCGAGTGGATCGTCCCGCATTTCGAGAAGATGCTCTACGACAACGCATTGCTGCTCAGGTTCTACGCGCACGCGGCCCGGGTCGACGACGATCCTCTGATTCGGCGGGTGGCGTCGGACACTGCGGAGTTCATGCTCCGTGAATTGCGCACGGCCAACGGCTGTTTCGCGTCGGCGCTCGATGCCGATACCGAGGGCGTCGAGGGCCTGACCTACGCCTGGACGCCGGAGCAATTGATCGAGACTCTCGGCTTCGAGGACGGGGTGTGGGCTGCGGGGCTGTTCGCAGTGAATTCGGCAGGCACGTTCGAAGCAGGCATGTCGGTATTGCAACTGCCCGCCGAACCCGAGGACTACGACCGGTTCGCCCGGGTACGTCGGGCGCTGTCCGACGCTCGCGCCATCCGGCCGCAGCCCGGCCGCGACGACAAGGTGGTCACCGCGTGGAACGGGTTGGCGATCACCGCGCTGGTCGAGGCCGGAATCGGGTCGAACACGCCGAAGTGGGTGGACGCGGCGGTCGAATGCGGCGAGCAACTCTTCGCCGCGCACGTCGAATCGGGGCGGGTGCGTCGCGCATCTCTGGGTAGCGCGGTGGGGGACGCCACCGGAGTGCTCGAGGACTACGCGTGCCTCGCGGTTGCCGCGGCAGCGCTGTTCCAAGCCACCGGAGACTCGGTATGGATCGAGCGCACGGTCTCGCTCCTCGATGCGGCGATCGAGCACTTCGCCGACCCGGACGACGCCGGCAGTTGGTTCGACACCGCCGACGACGCGGAGACGCTCGTGACCCGGCCCCGAGATCCCATCGACGGGGCAACCCCATCGGGAGCATCCACGATGGCAGAGGCGTTGCTCACAGCTGCGGCTCTGGTCGATCACACATCCTCGGCGCGATACGGCGAACTGGCGGCAGCGTCGTTGGCGCGAGCGGCGTTGATCCTCGAGCGCGCGCCCAGGTCCGGTGGGCACTGGCTGGCGGTCGCAGAAGCGTCCGCATCCGGCCCGATCCAGATTGCGGTGTCGACCGCGCCGGGCGGCGACCTGACGTCCGCCGCCCGACGATTGGCACCGGGAGGCTCGGTTGTCGTTGCGGGCGAAACGGATTCGTCCGTATTGCTGATGGACCGTCCGCCCGTCGACGGCGTCGAAACGGCGTACGTGTGTCGCGGTATCGTCTGCGACCGTCCTGTGACCTCTGCCGAAGATCTGTCGCTCGCGCTGCGGAGATGA
- a CDS encoding ABC transporter permease has protein sequence MSNVFLDSAIITKRNLIKLKRVPDLLFFAMLSPIMFVLLFAYVFGSAIDVPGIDYKSFLMGGIFVQTMIFGASLTGSSLAEDLQKGVMDRFRSLPMARSAVVIGRTAADVGNNLVTITIMSITGLIVGWRITSSFFDALLGYVLLLLFAYSISWVMALVGLTVRSPEIFNNASFIVIFPLTFIANTFVPIDNFPSVLKTIAEWNPISSVTLAVREQFGNTNPMAPPPEVWPLQNPVLYTLIWVVVMLVVFVPLSVRKYQKTMTA, from the coding sequence ATGAGCAACGTTTTCCTTGACTCCGCGATCATCACCAAGCGAAACCTGATCAAGCTCAAGCGAGTTCCCGATCTGCTGTTCTTCGCGATGCTGTCGCCGATCATGTTCGTGCTGCTGTTCGCGTACGTCTTCGGTAGTGCCATCGACGTGCCCGGCATCGACTACAAGAGCTTTCTGATGGGCGGCATCTTCGTTCAGACAATGATTTTCGGCGCCTCTCTCACGGGGTCCTCGCTGGCCGAGGATCTGCAGAAGGGCGTGATGGACCGGTTCCGGTCGTTGCCCATGGCGCGATCGGCCGTGGTCATCGGACGCACGGCGGCCGACGTCGGCAACAACCTCGTCACCATCACGATCATGTCGATCACCGGGCTCATCGTGGGCTGGCGCATCACGTCGTCGTTCTTCGACGCGCTGCTCGGCTACGTGCTGTTGCTTCTGTTCGCGTACTCGATCTCGTGGGTGATGGCGCTGGTGGGACTCACGGTGCGTTCGCCGGAGATCTTCAACAACGCGTCGTTCATCGTGATCTTCCCGTTGACGTTCATCGCCAACACCTTCGTCCCGATCGACAACTTCCCGAGCGTGCTCAAGACGATCGCGGAATGGAACCCGATCTCCTCGGTGACGTTGGCGGTTCGTGAGCAATTCGGCAACACCAATCCGATGGCACCGCCGCCGGAGGTGTGGCCACTGCAGAATCCAGTGCTCTACACCTTGATCTGGGTTGTGGTGATGCTCGTGGTGTTCGTGCCGTTGTCGGTACGCAAGTACCAGAAAACGATGACCGCCTGA
- a CDS encoding endo alpha-1,4 polygalactosaminidase, with product MRTAAAGACLLAAAVAIGGCSSDPTQTDPTQTQRFDYQLGAAYDVPGGLDTVVRDSTAEPLPGALSICYVNGLQTQPGAEWNPELLLRDAGGEVVVDPDWPDEHILDPGTPEKRAAIDAVIGPTIEGCAARGFDAVEIDNLDSWTRFPDSIDEDSVLALARLYADRAHASGIEIAQKNTPDGAGRMRDDVGFDFAVAEECLAYDECGSYTSAYGARVYDIEYTDNLPEPFDRLCAQQDRPAVTILRDRGLVSPSDPAYVYEQC from the coding sequence ATGCGCACCGCGGCGGCGGGGGCATGCCTGCTGGCCGCCGCGGTAGCGATCGGGGGATGCAGTTCCGACCCGACACAGACCGACCCGACACAGACCCAGCGATTCGATTACCAACTAGGCGCGGCGTACGACGTGCCCGGCGGTCTCGACACCGTCGTGCGCGATTCCACCGCCGAGCCGCTGCCCGGCGCACTGTCGATCTGCTACGTCAACGGTCTGCAGACTCAGCCCGGAGCCGAGTGGAACCCGGAACTATTGCTGCGCGATGCGGGCGGCGAGGTTGTGGTCGATCCGGACTGGCCCGACGAGCACATCCTCGACCCGGGCACACCCGAGAAGCGTGCGGCGATCGACGCGGTCATCGGGCCGACCATCGAAGGCTGCGCCGCTCGGGGATTCGACGCCGTCGAAATCGACAATCTCGACAGCTGGACCCGGTTCCCGGATTCGATCGACGAGGATTCGGTACTCGCACTCGCGCGCCTGTACGCAGACCGTGCCCATGCGTCGGGCATCGAGATCGCGCAGAAGAACACCCCGGACGGAGCCGGTCGGATGAGGGACGACGTCGGATTCGATTTCGCCGTCGCCGAGGAGTGTCTCGCCTACGACGAATGTGGCTCGTACACTTCGGCATACGGAGCACGGGTGTACGACATCGAGTACACCGACAACCTCCCGGAGCCGTTCGATCGGCTGTGTGCCCAACAGGATCGGCCGGCCGTCACGATTCTGCGAGATCGAGGCCTGGTGTCCCCGTCCGATCCGGCGTACGTGTACGAACAGTGCTGA
- the greA gene encoding transcription elongation factor GreA, translated as MTETQVTWLTQESHDRLKSELDQLISNRPVIAAEINERREEGDLKENGGYHAAREEQGQQEARIRQLQELLNNAKVGEAPTQSGVALPGSVVKVYYDGDESDTETFLIATREEGARDSKLEVYSPASPLGGSLIDAKVGDTREYTLPNGKTMKVTLVSAEPYHT; from the coding sequence ATGACCGAGACCCAGGTGACCTGGCTGACCCAGGAATCACACGACAGGCTCAAGAGCGAACTCGACCAGCTCATTTCCAATCGCCCCGTCATCGCCGCCGAGATCAACGAGCGTCGCGAAGAGGGCGATCTGAAGGAGAACGGCGGCTACCACGCTGCGCGCGAGGAGCAGGGCCAGCAGGAAGCACGCATTCGTCAGCTGCAGGAACTGCTCAACAACGCGAAGGTCGGCGAAGCGCCCACCCAGTCCGGCGTGGCACTGCCCGGATCCGTCGTCAAGGTCTACTACGACGGCGACGAGTCCGACACCGAGACCTTCCTCATCGCCACCCGTGAGGAAGGTGCCCGCGACAGCAAGCTCGAGGTGTACTCCCCCGCGTCGCCGCTGGGCGGATCGCTCATCGACGCCAAGGTCGGCGACACCCGTGAGTACACACTGCCCAACGGCAAGACCATGAAGGTCACGCTCGTGAGCGCGGAGCCGTACCACACCTGA
- a CDS encoding sensor domain-containing diguanylate cyclase codes for MSEGVTRDSVVGDGMLDEAVTDEQRAAVAEFVASVPMAAMVHSMQFEVVGANTLCEEVLDCPVEGMLGRPVADFVPLGDRASAKDMAMQLDNRYPAAGSSYGGRPIGALRRVRRSDGEVVSCWMHVGISTILGRRFIVALLDLVNPVVDDTVHWRDRAERDDLTGLLRRSPLLAHVDEWIVADRPVALAFVDVDRLKSINDAHGHPAGDAVLEAAGRRLQQWSPRGSVVGRYAGDEFVFAVSDAVGGSSFDAARLAESVRNAICSEPVPFGSRLLGVSVSVGVAVREPGESRDRLIQRADELMYRDKASGPA; via the coding sequence ATGAGCGAAGGCGTCACCAGGGACAGTGTCGTGGGCGACGGCATGCTCGACGAGGCCGTGACCGACGAGCAGCGCGCGGCCGTCGCGGAGTTCGTCGCGTCGGTCCCGATGGCGGCGATGGTCCACTCCATGCAGTTCGAGGTGGTCGGTGCCAACACGCTCTGCGAGGAGGTACTCGACTGCCCGGTGGAGGGCATGCTGGGCCGCCCGGTAGCCGATTTCGTTCCGCTCGGGGACCGCGCGTCGGCGAAGGACATGGCGATGCAGCTCGACAACCGATACCCCGCGGCCGGCTCGTCCTACGGCGGTCGTCCGATCGGAGCTCTTCGTCGAGTACGGCGCAGCGACGGTGAGGTCGTCTCCTGTTGGATGCACGTGGGGATCTCGACCATCCTCGGACGGCGGTTCATCGTTGCGCTACTGGATCTGGTCAATCCCGTCGTCGACGACACCGTGCACTGGCGCGATCGCGCCGAACGCGACGACCTGACCGGCCTGCTGCGGCGGAGTCCCCTGTTGGCCCACGTCGACGAGTGGATCGTGGCCGATCGCCCCGTGGCCCTGGCGTTCGTCGACGTCGACCGCTTGAAGTCGATCAACGACGCTCACGGTCATCCTGCGGGAGATGCCGTCCTCGAGGCAGCTGGGCGTCGACTGCAGCAGTGGTCGCCGCGCGGCAGCGTCGTCGGTCGATATGCCGGAGACGAGTTCGTGTTCGCGGTGAGCGACGCGGTCGGTGGCAGTTCATTCGACGCCGCGAGACTGGCCGAATCTGTGCGGAACGCAATCTGCAGCGAACCGGTGCCGTTCGGATCTCGATTGCTCGGGGTATCGGTGAGCGTGGGCGTCGCGGTGCGAGAACCCGGCGAATCCAGAGATCGGCTCATTCAACGCGCCGACGAACTGATGTACCGAGACAAGGCATCCGGGCCCGCCTGA
- a CDS encoding isoprenyl transferase has translation MVIIPQKVRGVLYNVYERRLLSQLEGVQHPRHVAVMCDGNRRWARENGFTDVAHGHRMGALKIAEMLGWCDAAGIEMATIYLLSTENLRRDADELDSLLDIITDVVEEICGPEMNWGVKLVGTLDLLPASTSRRLKEAAALTEGRTGTHVNVAVGYGGRQEIADAVQSLVSEKIAEGVTGDDLIASINVDGIDSHLYTSGQPDPDLVIRTSGEQRLSGFLLWQSAYSEIWFTEAYWPEFRRVDFLRALRDFAARHRRFGI, from the coding sequence GTGGTGATCATTCCGCAGAAGGTGCGCGGCGTTCTCTACAACGTGTACGAGCGGCGGCTGCTGAGCCAGCTCGAAGGGGTGCAGCACCCGCGGCACGTGGCAGTGATGTGCGACGGCAATCGCCGCTGGGCGCGCGAGAACGGGTTCACCGACGTCGCGCACGGCCACCGCATGGGCGCGCTGAAGATCGCCGAGATGCTCGGCTGGTGCGATGCCGCCGGAATCGAGATGGCAACCATCTACCTGCTCTCCACCGAGAACCTCCGCCGAGACGCCGACGAACTCGATTCGTTGCTCGATATCATCACCGACGTCGTCGAGGAAATCTGCGGACCCGAGATGAACTGGGGCGTCAAGCTCGTGGGCACTCTCGACCTGCTGCCCGCATCGACCTCACGTCGGCTCAAGGAGGCGGCCGCTCTCACCGAGGGACGGACCGGAACGCACGTCAACGTCGCCGTCGGGTACGGCGGTCGACAAGAAATCGCCGACGCCGTGCAATCCCTGGTGAGCGAGAAGATCGCCGAGGGCGTCACCGGAGACGACCTGATCGCTTCCATCAACGTCGACGGCATCGACAGCCACCTCTACACCTCCGGCCAGCCCGATCCCGATCTCGTCATCCGTACGTCGGGCGAGCAGCGACTCTCCGGCTTTCTGCTGTGGCAGAGCGCGTACTCGGAAATCTGGTTCACCGAGGCCTACTGGCCCGAATTCCGTCGCGTCGACTTCCTCCGCGCTCTGCGTGACTTCGCCGCCAGACACCGGCGCTTCGGTATCTGA
- a CDS encoding AfsR/SARP family transcriptional regulator, protein MDYNVLGPMVVRDGIGVKALGGLKQRAVLAVLLVEAGNVVEFDRLIDLVWDRRPPAKALASLRAYVANLRRVLGADDGARLVTTSWGYRLDLGGDRVDLREFEMLAARGRDAFGRGRFAEADGQFGRALALWRGPAFVEFGDLGFAVDERVHLDEVRAVVLESAFEARLHLGRHETVIAEIERALRVSPLREHLWGQLMIALDRSHRTAEAVVAFRRAETILRAELGVAPSRYLLDIEASLYTGGSVNRAVSLVAM, encoded by the coding sequence GTGGACTACAACGTGCTCGGACCCATGGTGGTGCGCGACGGGATCGGCGTGAAGGCGCTCGGTGGGCTCAAGCAGCGGGCCGTGCTGGCGGTGCTGCTCGTGGAAGCGGGGAACGTCGTCGAATTCGACCGGTTGATCGATCTCGTCTGGGATCGTCGTCCGCCGGCCAAGGCGTTGGCGTCGTTGCGTGCGTACGTGGCGAATCTGCGACGAGTCCTCGGTGCGGACGACGGTGCCCGGCTCGTCACGACGTCCTGGGGCTACCGCTTGGACCTGGGTGGAGACCGAGTCGATCTGCGTGAGTTCGAGATGCTCGCGGCCCGCGGCCGTGATGCATTCGGGCGCGGCCGGTTTGCCGAGGCAGACGGTCAGTTCGGTCGTGCGCTGGCGTTGTGGCGAGGCCCCGCCTTCGTCGAGTTCGGTGATCTGGGCTTCGCCGTCGACGAGCGGGTGCATCTGGACGAGGTGCGCGCCGTGGTGCTGGAATCGGCATTCGAGGCCCGCCTACACCTCGGTCGACACGAGACCGTGATCGCCGAGATCGAGCGCGCACTACGGGTCTCGCCGTTGCGCGAACACCTGTGGGGCCAGCTGATGATCGCCCTCGATCGGTCGCACCGGACGGCCGAGGCGGTGGTTGCCTTTCGTCGTGCCGAGACGATTCTGCGGGCCGAACTCGGGGTGGCTCCGTCGCGCTACCTGCTCGACATCGAGGCCTCTCTCTACACCGGCGGTTCGGTCAATCGAGCAGTGAGCCTCGTAGCGATGTGA